The following are encoded together in the Kwoniella europaea PYCC6329 chromosome 1, complete sequence genome:
- a CDS encoding OPT family small oligopeptide transporter, whose product MSDPSRPGTSSGRPSTSSGKRVGTGKGKRRQPTARLDTAASGISADELPEQEFYKEGDDEDEDDFDEEEEEEDEEVFAFHRPTTAAVPALGTISDYSTSYSGPSSSHLPTTAGTTTNISTGPSDGHLNTPGLSLSDTPHSVSVDGKVPTPTGVIDVGGHLPELMYDKSNPPPFSGRYNPNNSSFAFTMSSADESTGGAPVIAKKSRRPHSGASLMDRLNRRRGKSSSSRLDTATTDFTTTTDMSMSRISEDSGLSEPGLSYRPTTSHNNRRMKSSAPLISESDLTSESARGYSRGSYGMTEMTGDMTVPDGKTTWGDGMGGLHKEASDMGDESLGVLDPGMVEEDSPYPEVRASVSNIDDPEMPALTFRAWVLGMLFVIIGSGINTFFHFRTPAPYLSPFIVQVVTYPVGKFAAWLLPITTWNLPRFLGGSEFTFNPGPFNIKEHTIIVMMANVAIGPAYALYATVSSELYYKHKFGYGFDIMLILATQLTGFTMAGICRRFVVWPASMIWPGNLVVTTNLNTLHAEEDGFQGGMSRLRFLLICMGGAFAYYFFPGFIFTALSYFSYACWIAPKNRVVNQLFGISTGLGMGILTFDWTQITWIGSPLVAPWWAEVNVGVGFVLFFWILVPILYYNNVWEFAYLPVNVIQAADRFGSSYDIFNILTPDITLNTTAYAEYSPVYLSATFSMTFMLAFALATALLVHTALYHGPRIYRAIINVKTEADDIHIKLMKHYPEVPDWWFLALFAVVFTLAVTALEVYHTNLPVWGYIVAVLLPFVYIIPSAFIYAMTSQQPAINLLAELIPGYMFQGQPIPGMLCKVFTVQTVAAGLLFVQDQKLGHYMKVPPRATFIAQLSATAIACFIQSGTKELMFAKIPDICAAGQKSLLTCASTKVFFTSSIIWGLIGPDRLFSKGSLYHPQTYALIVGAVLPIPFWLWVRKYPQSIFRNLNLPVVFSGALYIPPASGINYASWLLTGFIFQFWLRRKQFAWWSKYNYVLSAALDVGTALSAIAIFLFLGLPGASISWWGNTVYQNTADWNGEGATYLDAPETGFGPDTWKL is encoded by the exons ATGTCAGACCCTTCACGTCCCGGAACCAGCTCTGGGCGACCATCGACGTCAAGTGGGAAACGTGTTGGCACGGGAAAAGGTAAACGGAGGCAGCCCACAGCAAGGTTAGATACGGCCGCTTCAGGGATCAGCGCAGATGAGTTACCTGAACAAGAATTTTAcaaagagggagatgatgaggatgaagacgattttgatgaagaggaggaagaagaggatgaagaagtcTTTGCATTTCATCGACCCACCACCGCCGCTGTACCTGCTTTAGGAACAATTTCAGATTATTCGACATCCTATTCCGGACCTTCTTCcagtcatcttccaactaCTGCTGGAACGACCACGAACATATCGACCGGTCCATCTGATGGTCACCTGAATACACCgggtttgagcttgagcgaTACGCCCCATTCGGTATCTGTGGATGGCAAGGTACCTACTCCGACTGGTGTGATTGACGTGGGAGGACATCTTCCTGAACTCATGTACGATAAATCGAACCCTCCACCTTTCAGCGGTCGATACAATCCCAACAATTCTTCTTTCGCATTCACCATGTCGTCCGCGGACGAGTCGACCGGTGGTGCACCTGTCATAGCTAAGAAATCGCGAAGACCCCATTCAGGCGCTTCCTTAATGGATAGATTGAATCgcagaagagggaaaagttcaagttcaagatTGGATACAGCTACAACGGATTTCACTACTACAACCGATATGTCCATGTCGAGGATTTCAGAAGACTCGGGTTTGTCTGAACCTGGATTATCCTATAGGCCCACTACTTCGCATAATAATAGAAGAATGAAATCTTCTGCACCCCTAATTTCGGAGAGTGATCTCACGAGCGAAAGTGCAAGAGGATATAGTAGGGGTAGTTATGGTATGACTGAAATGACGGGTGATATGACCGTCCCCGATGGAAAGACTACTTGGGGAGATGGAATGGGTGGATTGCACAAGGAAGCGAGCGATATGGGAGATGAAAGTCTGGGTGTACTCGATCCGGggatggtagaagaagatagtcCATATCCCGAAGTTAGAGCTTCAGTGTCGAACATAGATGATCCTGAAATGCCAG CGCTTACGTTCCGAGCATGGGTGTTGGGAATGCTGTTCGTCATCATCGGTTCAGGTATCAACACGTTCTTCCACTTCCGTACACCTGCTCCTTATCTCTCCCCCTTCATCGTACA AGTTGTCACGTATCCAGTCGGTAAATTCGCTGCGTGGTTACTCCCAATTACGACCTGGAATTTACCTCGTTTCCTTGGTGGTTCAGAATTCACTTTCAATCCTGGTCCCTTCAATATCAAAGAACATACCATCATCGTGATGATGGCCAATGTCGCGATCGGACCAGCTTACGCTCTCTATGCGACGGTCTCGAGTGAATTGTACTATAAACATAAATTCGGTTATGGTTTTGATATCATGTTGATCCTTGCGACTCAACTTACGGGTTTTACTATGGCCGGTATCTGTCGACGATTCGTTGTTTGGCCAGCTTCTATGATTTGGCCTGGTAATCTGGTTGTCACCACCAACTTGAACACTCTTCATGCTGAAGAAGACGGTTTCCAAGGTGGTATGAGTAGATTGAGGTTTTTGCTCATTTGCATGGGAGGCGCTTTCGCATATTATTTCTTCCCAG gtttcatcttcactgcTTTATCATACTTCTCCTATGCTTGTTGGATAGCACCTAAGAACAGGGTTGTCAATCAATTATTTGGTATTTCTACTGGTCTCGGAATGGGTATTTTGACTTTCGATTGGACTCAGATCACCTGGATTGGATCTCCTCTCGTTGCTCCTTGGTGGGCTGAAGTGAATGTCGGTGTTGGATTTGTCTTATTCTTCTGGATTCTCGTTCCAATCTTGTACTACAACAAT GTCTGGGAATTTGCTTATCTACCAGTCAATGTCATACAAGCTGCCGATCGATTTGGGTCATCCTACGATATCTTCAACATTCTCACACCCGATATCACGTTGAACACCACCGCTTATGCTGAATATTCGCCAGTCTATCTCTCAGCGACGTTCTCAATGACATTCATGTTGGCTTTCGCATTGGCCACAGCGTTGTTAGTACACACCGCGTTATATCACGGTCCAAGGATTTACCGAGCCATCATCAACGTCAAGACAGAAGCGGATGATATTCACATAAAGCTTATGAAACATTATCCCGAAGTCCCCGATTGGTGGTTCTTAGCTTTATTCGCTGTGGTTTTCACTTTGGCCGTCACAGCTTTGGAAGTCTATCACACCAATTTACCAGTTTGGGGATACATCGTCGCTGTGCTGCTACCTTTCGTGTATATTATcccatcagctttcatctaCGCTATGACTTCTCAACAACCAGCGATCAACCTTTTGGCGGAATTGATACCAGGTTACATGTTCCAAGGTCAACCTATTCCAGGGATG CTATGCAAAGTCTTTACCGTCCAAACTGTAGCAGCTGGATTACTATTCGTCCAAGATCAGAAACTAGGACATTATATGAAAGTACCACCTAGAGCTACTTTCATCGCTCAATTGTCGGCAACTGCCATCGCATGTTTCATCCAAAGTGGAACCAAGGAACTCATGTTCGCCAAGATCCCCGATATATGCGCTGCAGGCCAGAAATCATTGTTGACTTGTGCCTCAACCAAGGTGTTCTTCACTTCCTCGATCATCTG GGGGTTGATCGGACCTGACAGATTATTCAGTAAAGGATCGCTCTACCATCCTCAAACTTACGCGTTAATTGTCGGAGCGGTATTACCCATTCCGTTCTGGTTATGGGTACGAAAATAccctcaatcgatcttcaGGAATTTGAACCTGCCCGTTGTATTCAGCGGAGCATTGTATATCCCCCCTGCATCTGGTATCAATTACGCTAGTTGGTTGTTGACTGGATTCATTTTCCAATTCTGGCTGAGGAGGAAACAATTCGCTTGGTGGTCtaag TACAATTACGTCTTATCGGCTGCTTTGGATGTCGGTACAGCACTCTCGGCAATTGCGATCTTCCTGTTCCTCGGTTTACCGGGTGCTTCGATCAGTTGGTGGGGTAATACGGTGTATCAGAATA CTGCCGATTGgaatggtgaaggtgcaaCTTATCTCGACGCTCCTGAAACAGGGTTCGGTCCTGATACATGGAAGTTATAG